A window of Colletes latitarsis isolate SP2378_abdomen chromosome 11, iyColLati1, whole genome shotgun sequence genomic DNA:
GTTAACATTATTCTGTAATAAAGAGAATGATAATAAtaaagagaaaaataaattataacctAATATAGTACAGTCAATCCTCTTATACATGGTTAATTCATTCCCTGTTGTATCGATACTTAGAAATAGTAAAAATTCGATACAAAGTAGCAACAATTCttgttaaaattgaaatattagaaTCAGGCATAATtggtttatttaaaattaacgaaCAAAAACAGACAATGAACATATGCCTGAAAGATTGTTAATATAAGACTACGACATAAATTTACgtctataaagaaaaaaaatgaagtTTTTCTAAGCATTTTTAACGATCTTAAAAGTTCGtacattgaaattaaaataaacaaaaatttaacaATTTAATAAAATGTTACTCAAATTGTACATAATTATAAAGAAACTATTTTATTATCTCATTTAGTATAAACGGGGAATTCTCTGTTTTTTCCAACTAAAGTGTAAGAGAAAAACTCGCGCTACACGAGGGATATCCAAATGTTTAAAACTATGTTACATGGAAACCATATTATAGGAAAGTTGAGTGTATTTTCAATGAATTCTATTGGTAAGTTTTTAATTCCCATTTTAATTTTccaattataattcacgaacataattatatgtttattgtttttgattatttatttatatattatatattataatatttaacaaaaatttattaataacaaaaGTATAAACGAAATCTTTGAAATTTGGTTGGTGCTATTAacaacactgtcaataaaattgtagattaaataaataatgacTGTTTATcgagaatttattttaattcgcaTTAATTAAGAAATctgataaaattttaataatttggcGTATTTATTGACAATTTCACTATACATATATGTAACAGATAATCAAACTCATCAATTTGTTACTTTGATTGCTAATATAATATATACGTAACAATATGTCTCAAGCTTTTGTTTAATAAATGCTATTAGTGTAATTGAACATTTttgagtcttcgttaaaaatatttttatactatattttttcGCACGAGTATTAGAAGCCGACCAATAACCACTATAGTACAATAAACATTAtacgaataataaatatacCAACTGATATGTTGTATAATAGAAGTTAAATATCTacatttctcttttttttttttaatttacacaCAATACATTAATCTGTAGCAAACTATGAATGTCTTTCCATTATAAGATATGATTAATTCTGATAATTGGTcacgagtatgtgtaaaactataaattattcaatttttgaaCACATTTTTCTTTATGACAGAAAAATATAGCTATCATATTCTCATTGTATTGCTACTTACAATATCAATAAACCATTGCGCGTGTAAATTTATGGTATATATTGTACATAATACATTTACAGAAATTCTACTCAATATTTTCTTTTGTCGTTTCATTTGCATAAGTCAGGATCTTAGCCTTTTAACAATGCAATAGAAGTAGCTTGTTattgaaataatataaaatcaTAAAAACAATTCGATAATACCTTTCGATCGGGGTGGACGGGTTCCCGACGTTTCGAATTTGAGTAAGTTTTTAGAGTTTCTGGTCAGGGAGAATTGATTTTATAGCATTCGAGTACCCGAAATCAAAATAAGATCAGGAACACGAACACTTGAAAAATTCTAGAGGCGACATCGATTTCGGGTACCTGAATATTGTAAGCTTTCGAATTCCAGTAAGAGactcgggaaaaattttaatggaggattctagaggccaaaataagacgaaaatgaagaatatcaatttgttgatggaggcttcgttaaaaagttattaacaattgaattcaaaaatttcaaatcgttctggaaaaaatattgttagctgtgggggtcaattacaatcatttttggtgaatagacatacccccgaaatcctacccactttctagaaaaaaattcgagaagatgtgaaatttttcgacggataaaaaaaacttcaaatcgttctaaaaaaattattttcggttgcggggggcaattgcaatcatttttggtgaataggcatacccccgaaatccttcgcattttcgagaaaaaaattcagtactgatagaactttaaatgttaataactttttaacgaagcctccatcaacaaattggtattcttgattttcgtcttattttggcctctagaatcccccattaaaatttttaatgtacGGGTACCCGAAATTTACAAATTTTCGGGTACCCGAGTATCAGAAATTTACGAGCCCCAATGAGAAAGTCGGGTACCCGAATCTTAGAAATATTCGGGTACCCGAGAGTAACAAACTTTCGGGTCCAGACCCGCGGCACGATTACCCGTACACCCCCGATTTTCCGGCATAATATTTGACTCGTACGATATACTATACTACGTAATCCGTTTTATTATTGAGCATTACATATAAATGTTCATACTGATAACTGTTAATTAACTGTTAATTACATAGAGATCGATAACATATTTTTTCCTTACGTTTACCAACAAAATTTTAcacgtttcaaataaatatatttcgtaaACAATGTTAGAAATACCATTATGGGAACCAGAAATGTTcaatgtgtgtgtgtatgtgtgtgtatgCGCGTGTGTGTGAATCTGTATGTAGATGGGTGCTGTACACGAACTACATGCAATGAATAATTAAATTGCATGCatacttttctttctttctataGACACTAACTAATACCTTATATGCGATTCATAAGTATACTAATTTTCTTGTTATATACGAACATAAAAGTCTTCTTAATCATACACAATCACAatgatatatatatgtatgtatatacatatatattatgtGAATCACAATAAACATTAGGTGTATAATACTAACTATGACAATACAATCATCTGCATGCCTCTAAAAAATggcttttaaattaaattcatttgGCAAATGCAATATTAAAGGAATTGGAAAAACTGATTCGTTGCCGAACGCCTATAGTCTTTTGttcttaataaataaattaactaaACATGGGAATGTAGGATAAGAAAATGATCGAGCATATTGATAATTCGAAATAGCAAGTAAATGCTTATTTGATTAATGGTACATGATATAACTTTAtattgagaaaaaaaaaagaattaaaaaattttactacAACAATGAGCGCGGAATCATCTGCGTATTTAATATTGAGTAAAAACCAATCGCGAATATAAGGAATACTAATGCAAATATCAGGATCGTCCTGAACATAATGTATTCGTACATTTAAATACACTAACGTAATTATTACTCCCTTTCCTTGCTATATCACAAAATAGTAGTTAGTTTCACaaacttttaaaatatatttggccACAAAAATGAAGTTACCAACTACTACAAATTAAACTTCTAAAAATCTACatttcagaaaaaaaaaaagaaaaaaaactgtACGAAAAGTACAATGCAACACAAATTTACATATTGCGTAAAATAATTACATATTAATTCAGACCTACATAGGTATACATATAcgaatatatatatgtacaatAAATTTGGCAGAGAGAAGAATGCattaagaatgcataaaaaaggAGAAGAATTATTAAATCAACAAGATATGGTACTTGACCACTTTTATGATCCGATAGTCTTCCTCGAAATATCGATGTATTTTACATTTTGGAAGTGTTATTTACTTGAAAATGGAAACTTATTTCGTGGAAAtgtaaaatttcaatgggaaatTACGTCCAAAACACATGTCAGATAAAAAGAGACCGCATGAAAACCGAGCCCATGAAACaatttttacagtggtctttAATTTTGGTCTAAAACTTTATAATTGCAATTAAATTGGATAATAAGTATGACGAAACAACATTGGTTGTAAGCAttacataattaatattttatccaaACTCCGACACAAACATTACTAATAATTCAAACAACAATTGTatattgaataaaatttctaagatattgttgaatAGAAACAAGCGTCTTATTATAGTAATGTTCACGGGCTTGGTTATTTTTCAATCGATCAATATGCATCACCACTTGCGCCAAACAATCTTTTGCCAATTAATTTTTACAAGTTAAACATTACTATCCGGTTTGTTTGAAAAACCCATTGGTTGAGCATTTTCAACCAAAGTGGCTTGCGTACTCGACGAAGGAACCTCGACATTCGTCGCTGCTGATCTCATTTCTCGCAGAGGTGCCCTAAAAATTCAGAAATCATTaaaattcaaacaatttttCACACTTCTGAAGATGTACTTAATCGTAATGAGAAGCCAAACATAATATTAATGATATTTCAATGATACTGTGAAAACTATTCAAAGACTATTTGCatacaaaatattgaaaatagtcattgttcaaaatgtattattattttactggatttaaataatttatatttactatatgtatacataaatCAATTTCTCTTAAAATTGCTACTAAAATCTTTGTAACTTCGAATATTGCATTTTTTAGAACAGAAGAAATTTATTATAGGAAAAGTGAAATCTGTTATTATAAGACTATctatatacattatttattttcctttaaaatacaaatatttatcatttcGACGTTTTTGTAATACGTTTTGACACTAATCCTGTTTTATTATACGATTTAAATCGACGTTAAACACTAAAATGACATAATTATGAAAGGATATAGAAAACTAATAATTTTGAGTAAGCAAGAAAGTATTATACCACTGTAGTGCACAACTAAAGCAAGTTTTGAACTTTTGAgtagaaatataaaaaaattagttgTACAAACTAAAAAAGTAAGATAAATAAtaacttttaattaaaatttattaaaattattcccatataaaatattacgcaactaaaaaaatgatttccaGTTGCATAACTATTGCAACTACCTAAATTTGCCAATGTTTCGGAATTTTGGCAGGAATTGAAGAAAATTAGTTATTAAAGTTGAAAAAGAATGATAAATAATGGTTTTGAAGTAAAATTTGTTGGAATTATTCTAATGTAAACCTTAATCCGACTAAAACCACGATTTCCAGATGTTGCATAAAGTTGTAATTCTTTATTGTAACTTCTAAGTTTGCACAATTGATTTTTTTGCATTCCTACTTGAAACTCTGAAAGTACACAAGAATGCAGCATGCATACTGTTTTAAAATAACAAGTTGAAAGCTGTGAAATGGACtttgaaaattaaatgaaaGTGATTGCATGTAAATGAATGGTTACTTAAAATTGGGAAACAATTTTGTCAAACTTAAGCATGCATTTTAATTTTACGAAATTAGGTAGTAATTAATTTATGGGTGTCAATTTGCGGAATTTGAAACTCATTTTGTTGACCTACTACTTGTTCAGATCGCCTGATGTTTCTAATCAAATTTCACATTTATTCTTCAAAATGTCTAAATGATCTTGTATCCTATCTCACTAAAATTAGTTTGCAAAAATTCGAAAACAAAGAAAACAGTTCATAATATGTTCTGTAAAAACTATTTACTCTATACTTCTTTCAAACTTTCATATAAATcatatttcacattttaaataaaattgatacaACATATCAATTGTTTCCTTTGCTTTCAGATTTTCCCAATCTAATTTCATTTGCATAGGGGACAAAAACATTTACAAATCTAAAAGAATAAGAATTTTTAGGGTCCCTTATAAATCACATACTAAATTTTACCACAGAAATTTAGGGAAACAGGACCAATGAATCTAACATAAGATAATGGAACTTCTATTACTGAGAATATAAAATCTACTAATTATAAAGGTACAGTGATGCCTTGAAAATTGACCAATTGCTATCTGCACCAATTCTTAAAACTATCCTCCTACTTGTCTCAATGATCAAGTACAGTGCTCTACTGACTAGAAGTCTCCTAGGACAAACGGGCCTGGATTAGTCAGAGGACTTCTTGTCAGTGAAGCATAgtatatttatgtttttaaatatgTGAGATATCAATGTGCCGTGTTATGCATTTCTATCTCATTTGTACTGTCTGGAAAAAAGCCACACTGAATTTCCTGGAAGATCTACCTCCTTTCAACTTTGATCAGTTTCGATCCTAAACAGCAGCCCACATCCAAGGCATTACTGTATAATGTTTTCTAAGAGAACTACAGACATAAGAGTaccattaaatttaatatattattgccTGGTTAGTGAAGTGGTGCAATGAATGTTTGATGATTTATGTAGAGCTCCAGACATCGGGATCCTCCACGATAGTTGGAGGGTGATCTATAGTAGGGGGTACCGTACCCTGTGGGGAACCCATACCCGACGTCATTCCTGCTTGGTCGGGCCTGGATCCTCTGTTATTATTAGTGGATTAGTAACAACATTAGTAATTACGTTCTATTAAATTCAACACTTCAAATCTCCTGTGCTTAAATCTGAATAATTTCTGGTAATGGACAAATATTTTCACTCAAATCTGTTTCAAACAAaactgttttaaataaattcatttCGGACGAACCTGTTTCAAACAAGACTTCTTCAATTCTAAAGACACAATCTCACATTGATTACTTTTTTATAGCTATAAATCTGAAGATAGACTGAACATTTAGGTAATTTTCTAACACAGATATTCAAAATGTTAACTTTCTTTTTACCTCAAGATGTTTTCAAAATTATATAGTGAATGAATTCCAAAGTAAACTTTTAGGAAcaatttattaacatttaaagaacAAACGAACTTTccttaaatgaaataaaaattaaagtttGTTGTTTACTTAGGTTTCAAGAACTCGATCCTTAATTATAATACGATGatataaatgaaataataaatattttacgcaATGATAAATTAAGTTATGTACCCAAAAACCACAGCAACAAATTCAAACATAAATAGCCACTCCACCCGCAAGCAATGTACACACATTAAAGAAACTTACCACACATTTCTCTCACATTAACTAAAGTAATGGGACAACAAATGATCATTGTGACTTGACATAGGTACGAAAGGTAGTTTATGTGTAAAGGAATTACTTTAAGTGTAAAATGACTGACTTACTTTCTTCCGAGCGACATTAATCCGTATATTACACCCGTTGCAAATATCAAACCACTGCCGAACAGGCTGCTTAGTCCTATACAAAGGAAGACTGATGGAAGCGCTATCCTGGATTGAAAAGAAACATATGTCTAATATTCATTCAGAAATGAAAAGAAACACACAGTAATGCTTCGAATGTTGAATTAAAGGAACTTACAAACAATACACAGCTGCCCTGTACCAATAGGGTCTGCTCTCTGCCCAGTCACTAAGGTTTTGTACAAAATCAATAAACAGACAGCAGCACGGCGCTTCTATCATTACGACTATGAAACCAGCCACCATCTGCCACATGCCGCTGATCAAGCAATTTATGGAACCCAAGAGTATCGATGCACAATTCCAAGCTCCAAGAAATATTGCAACTGCAATGAATCAGTAACTGCATAGTATGATAGAATTATAAACAAAGACTGATGATAATATGATTTTCGAAAAGACAAAAGAAACATTACAACCAACAAATATGGATTAAGATTTAAGGTTGTGTAACTATGTTAGAAAAGAATTGGTATGCGAATTTCAAAGATAAAGCGAAATTTTTGTATAATTGAGAAATAATGAGCAGGGATTAAATCTGTGGGGATGAAATACGCTTTGTGACGTGTATACTAGGCATAAACGTACTTAGGCTTCCTACGGTACCGAGTCCTCGGCCAGCGTACTTCATCCACCAGGGTACGTCGTCCTTGGCAACAGGATCCTGTCCTGGTTTCTGCATAATCGATAATATGTTTTCAACGACCGACtgaaaattgaaagaaaattaCGATCGTTAGCAAACGTAGACACGTGTCGAACCAATTCCGATTCCACGCACACAAAACACATTACCATTTTGATCGTTATACACTCCTCTTCTTTATCAGCTGACAGAACCAAAATGGATCTGACAGCACACCGTGCTGAGCACGGTAAGGATCTGTTGATGTACGGAAAATCGACCCGTGAGCAACGATGCCAGACGGCAGACCGGTTCCATCAAGGAACTGCCCCACTACTCACGCATACTAACGCAAAAGCACACGTAAGTGAACTGTGGCGCTTCGGACAATTCGGAGAGTTGACAAAGATGGCGAATATGAACCTTTCTTTACCATTTTCGAAAAATCTTTGTCATTGTTAGTTGAGTTGAGAGACAAATCATAGATTCTCAATTGACACGCTTATGGTAAATGTACTCTTAACTAGCAATCTTAGGACAAAGGAGcaggaaattataaaattatgcaTAAAATTCATGTCATCCCAAGGTTTTTGTATACAACAAGTAGGttgtattatttaata
This region includes:
- the Fwe gene encoding calcium channel flower isoform X1, with product MSVVENILSIMQKPGQDPVAKDDVPWWMKYAGRGLGTVGSLIAIFLGAWNCASILLGSINCLISGMWQMVAGFIVVMIEAPCCCLFIDFVQNLSDWAESRPYWYRAAVYCLIALPSVFLCIGLSSLFGSGLIFATGVIYGLMSLGRKAPLREMRSAATNVEVPSSSTQATLVENAQPMGFSNKPDSNV
- the Fwe gene encoding calcium channel flower isoform X2 yields the protein MSVVENILSIMQKPGQDPVAKDDVPWWMKYAGRGLGTVGSLIAIFLGAWNCASILLGSINCLISGMWQMVAGFIVVMIEAPCCCLFIDFVQNLSDWAESRPYWYRAAVYCLIALPSVFLCIGLSSLFGSGLIFATGVIYGLMSLGRKGSRPDQAGMTSGMGSPQGTVPPTIDHPPTIVEDPDVWSST